The sequence GACGTTTCGCGCGTGCGCATCGAGTACAACTCGCGCTGGCTCGCACCGCTCGATCTCGCCGCAATCCTCGAGCTGACCGCGACGTACACGGTCGCACGGATGCTCGAGCGCGACGACTTCGCGAAGCGCTATGCCGAGGGACGCGCGATCTCTGTCATGGAGTTCCTCTACCCGCTCATGCAGGCGTACGACTCCGTCGCGCTCCAGGCCGACGTCGAGCTCGGCGGGACCGACCAGAAGTTCAACCTGCTCGTCGGGCGCACCGTACAGGAGCGATATGGCCAGGAGCCGCAGGTCTGCCTGATCATGCCCCTCCTGCGCGGCACCGACGGCGAGCAGAAGATGTCCAAGTCGTACGGCAACTACATCGGCATCAGCGAGCCGGCCCAGGAGATGTTCGGCAAGACCATGTCCGTGCCGGACTCATTGCTGGAGGAATGGATCCGCCTGGCCGGTGCATGGCAGGGCAGGGAGCTGGAGCAGGCGCTCTCGGACGCGGCATCGAACCCGTACCGGGCCAAGCGTGCCCTCGGCCGACGCATCGTGTCCCTCTATCACGATGAGGCGGCCGCCGACGCTGCCGAGGCGCACTTCGACCGACTGTTCCGTGAGCACGCAGCGCCCGACGAAATGCCCGAGGTGACACTCCGGCTGACGGAGCCCAGCCTGCGCGTGCAGGACGGAAGTGCCTGGCTCCCCGGCCTGCTGGTGGCCGCGGGCCTCGCCGGCTCCAACAGCGAGGCGATTCGGCTGATCGGGCAGGGCGCCGTAAGTGTCGATGGCGCAAAGACCAGTGACCGCAACGGCAGGGTCGCGGCGGCCGCCGGCGCTTCGGCGGTGCTGCAGCGGGGGAAGCGCCACTTCGTCAGAGTGCATTTTCAGGCGTGAGCCAGAATCGGCTGGACAGAGGAGCGGCGTCGGGAGCCAACCCGGCAGGCGCCCTGGGATCTGTCCGCCAGTGCCCCGAATCCCCTCAACAACCCTCTTTCGCGTCGCGAAGTCGCGGTTTAGCTTGGCCGTGTCACTCTCAGCTTGGGATGAACCGTAGGCGGCGAGGGCTCACCGGCGCGCAACCGGGGTCGAATCCCCTGACCAGAGCCATCCGCCAGCCGCAACATCGGTAGTCAGTACCAGGCGTTCCAGTCGCACCAGCAGCACCCAGCATCAGCAGCTTCGGCCGACCGCGTCGGCCGTAACTGAGTCGTTGCCGCGCACATGGACGTGCCTTCCATCGAACGTTCGTTCGGATCGGTGGGGCACGCACTGTATTGCGTGGCGGCGGCATACACCTCACCAAGGAGGGTTGTGTGATTTCGCTCAGAAGCGCACTCACCTGCCTGGCTGCAGGGCTGCTGACGGCATTGCCGGCAGCGGCGCAGCAGACCGGGTCCGTCACGGGAACGGTCACCAGTGCGGGGACCGGGGAGCCGCTCGCCGGCGTCCAGGTCAGCATCGAGGGGACGGGGCTGGGTACGCTGACGCAGGCCAACGGCCGGTACCTGATTCTGCAGGTCCCTGCGGGGCAGCAGACGGTGCGGGCCGACCTGATCGGCTACGGAACGGTGACGCAGACGGTGACCGTCACGGCGGGACAGGGGACCACAGTGAACCTGCGGATGGAGTCCGAGGCGATCGCGATGAGCGAGATCGTGGTGACGGGTGTCGCGGGAGCGACGCAGCGCACCAAGCTCCCGTTCGAGGTCGCGCAGGTCAACTTCGAGGACCTGCCGGTGCCGACACCGAACCCGGCGAGCTCGCTGCAGGGCAAAGTGTCGGGTGTGACGGTCGTGCAGGGCAGCGGCCGACCGGGCTCGGCGCCCTCGATCCTGCTGCGCGGCCCGACGTCGCTGAATGCGAGCGGTCGCGACCAGGAGCCGCTGTACATCGTGGACGGCGTGATCCTGGGCTCGAGCCTGGTTGACATGTCGGCCCTGGACATCGAGAGCGTGGAGGTGGTCAAGGGTGCTGCGGCGGCGTCGATGTACGGGTCGCGTGCGGCGAACGGCGTCGTGCAGATCCGCACCAAGCGCGGTCGCAACATGATGGACAACGACGTGCGCTACACGGTTCGAAGTGAGTTCGGCCGCTCCGCGCTGGCCAGCATTCCCGACCAGCTGCTCACGCGCTCTCACCAGTATGAGGTCACCAACGGCCAGTTCGTGAACAGCAGCAACGGCCAGCCATGCGACTGGCTCGCGTGCACGTCACCGCGGCTGGCGGGCCAGTGGGCGGCGCCGGGTCAGGCGCGCACTGCGTGGAACACGGTGCAGGCGGTGCCTTGGCCGGGCACGACCTACAACCAGGTCGACCGTTTCTTCGAAGAGGGCAATTTCATGCAGCA comes from Longimicrobiales bacterium and encodes:
- the tyrS gene encoding tyrosine--tRNA ligase — protein: MNRFAPVNEQMDEIRRDAVELVPEEDLARKLERSARDGRPLRVKQGFDPTRPDLHIGHAVSMRKLRTFQELGHDVIFVVGDYTARVGDPTGRSETRPRLSPEEIDDNAKTYAAQAGQILDVSRVRIEYNSRWLAPLDLAAILELTATYTVARMLERDDFAKRYAEGRAISVMEFLYPLMQAYDSVALQADVELGGTDQKFNLLVGRTVQERYGQEPQVCLIMPLLRGTDGEQKMSKSYGNYIGISEPAQEMFGKTMSVPDSLLEEWIRLAGAWQGRELEQALSDAASNPYRAKRALGRRIVSLYHDEAAADAAEAHFDRLFREHAAPDEMPEVTLRLTEPSLRVQDGSAWLPGLLVAAGLAGSNSEAIRLIGQGAVSVDGAKTSDRNGRVAAAAGASAVLQRGKRHFVRVHFQA